One Owenweeksia hongkongensis DSM 17368 genomic region harbors:
- a CDS encoding DUF3341 domain-containing protein, which yields MATTKSKQIISALYDDDDVLLKGIKDVRDKGFNVDEVYSPFPIHGLDPVMGLKRTRIAIAAFLYGVLGLTTAIAMTYGMLIVDWPMNIGGKPSFTWGENMPAFVPIMFELTVFFAAHLMVWTYFAKNGLYPGRKAQNPDPRTTDDKFLMEVDLGRGDKEELMTLLRDSGAIEISENSK from the coding sequence ATGGCCACCACTAAGAGTAAACAAATCATTAGTGCCCTGTACGATGATGATGACGTACTATTGAAGGGTATAAAAGACGTAAGAGATAAGGGCTTCAATGTAGATGAAGTATATTCTCCATTCCCTATTCACGGGCTAGATCCAGTAATGGGACTTAAGCGTACACGTATTGCTATTGCTGCATTTCTTTATGGAGTGCTTGGTCTTACTACAGCTATTGCCATGACTTATGGAATGCTAATAGTAGATTGGCCAATGAATATTGGTGGTAAACCTAGCTTTACCTGGGGTGAGAACATGCCGGCTTTTGTGCCAATTATGTTTGAACTTACTGTATTCTTTGCTGCTCACCTTATGGTGTGGACATACTTCGCAAAGAATGGATTGTACCCAGGAAGAAAAGCTCAAAACCCAGACCCTCGTACCACTGATGATAAGTTCCTTATGGAAGTTGATTTGGGTAGAGGTGATAAAGAAGAGTTGATGACACTTTTGCGCGACTCAGGAGCAATTGAGATTAGTGAAAATAGTAAATAG
- the nrfD gene encoding NrfD/PsrC family molybdoenzyme membrane anchor subunit, with protein MHYEAPIREPLINGDKSYHDITVDVARPVETKAPRMWWIVFSLALIAFLWGIGCILYTIGVGIGTWGLNKTVGWAWDITNFVWWVGIGHAGTLISAVLLLFRQKWRMSINRSAEAMTIFSVIQAALFPGIHMGRIWLAYFVFPIPNQFGSLWVNFNSPLLWDVFAISTYFSVSVVFWYVGLIPDFAMIRDRAVRPVTKHIYKILSFGWGGKAKHWQRFEEVSLVLAGLATPLVLSVHTIVSMDFATSVIPGWHTTIFPPYFVAGAIFSGFAMVNTLLIIVRKVFKMEDYITVGHIEMMNIIIMLTGSIVGVAYITELFIAWYSGVEYEQYAFLNRATGPYWWAYWSMMTCNVFSPQFMWFKKLRTSLMFSFFISIIVNIGMWFERFVIIVTSLHRDYLPSSWSMFSPTFVDIGIFVGTIGFFFVLFLLYARTFPVIAQAELKTILKSSGENYKKLHEKDGHH; from the coding sequence ATGCATTACGAAGCTCCCATAAGAGAACCCCTAATTAATGGCGACAAGAGCTACCATGATATTACGGTAGATGTAGCACGCCCTGTAGAAACAAAGGCCCCACGTATGTGGTGGATTGTGTTTAGTCTTGCATTAATCGCCTTCCTTTGGGGTATAGGCTGTATACTTTACACCATTGGTGTAGGTATCGGTACCTGGGGATTGAACAAAACCGTGGGCTGGGCCTGGGATATTACCAACTTCGTTTGGTGGGTGGGTATCGGTCACGCGGGAACTTTGATTTCGGCAGTACTTTTACTTTTCCGTCAGAAGTGGCGTATGTCAATTAACCGTTCGGCTGAGGCGATGACCATCTTCTCAGTAATCCAGGCAGCATTGTTTCCTGGTATTCACATGGGACGTATTTGGTTGGCTTACTTTGTATTCCCAATTCCAAACCAATTTGGTTCACTTTGGGTAAACTTTAACTCACCACTTCTTTGGGACGTTTTCGCAATTTCAACTTACTTCTCGGTATCCGTAGTATTCTGGTATGTGGGTCTTATTCCTGATTTTGCCATGATTCGTGACCGTGCAGTACGTCCTGTTACAAAGCACATTTACAAAATCCTTAGCTTCGGTTGGGGTGGTAAAGCAAAGCACTGGCAGCGTTTTGAAGAAGTATCTTTGGTACTTGCCGGTTTGGCAACTCCACTTGTACTTTCTGTACACACGATTGTATCTATGGACTTTGCAACTTCTGTAATTCCAGGATGGCACACCACCATCTTCCCTCCATACTTTGTGGCGGGTGCGATTTTCTCAGGATTTGCGATGGTAAACACCCTTCTTATTATTGTAAGAAAAGTGTTTAAGATGGAAGACTATATTACTGTAGGACACATTGAAATGATGAACATCATTATTATGCTTACCGGATCTATAGTGGGGGTAGCATATATTACAGAGTTGTTCATCGCATGGTACTCAGGTGTAGAATATGAGCAGTATGCGTTCCTAAACCGTGCTACCGGACCTTACTGGTGGGCGTACTGGAGTATGATGACCTGCAACGTATTCTCTCCACAGTTTATGTGGTTCAAGAAACTAAGAACAAGTTTGATGTTCTCATTCTTCATCTCAATTATTGTAAACATCGGTATGTGGTTTGAGCGTTTCGTAATTATCGTTACCTCTTTGCACAGAGACTACCTTCCATCTTCTTGGAGTATGTTCTCACCCACATTTGTAGATATTGGAATTTTTGTTGGAACCATAGGTTTCTTCTTTGTACTGTTCTTGCTTTATGCACGTACATTCCCTGTAATTGCTCAGGCTGAATTGAAGACTATTTTGAAATCATCTGGGGAGAACTATAAAAAACTACACGAGAAAGATGGCCACCACTAA
- a CDS encoding TAT-variant-translocated molybdopterin oxidoreductase, with the protein MSLLIKKNLSPTIMAENKKYWKGIEELVDSEVVNNARNNEFPAELAADEFLGNEEKLGESSTSRRDFLKYVGFSTAAATLAACESPISESIPYVVAPEEIIPGEANYYATSYYDGHDYASVLVKTREGRPIKIENNKLAPINGGANARVHASVLNLYDATRVQAPMIDGQEANWGDVDGAVKKGVDAANASGKQVVMLTSTVLSPTAQKLINEFGAKQGNFKHVQYDGFSYSGKLDALAAATGKRALPMYNFAKADVIVGFGADFLGDWIGQGVSADYASRRKPGKNMSRHIQFETNMTLTGSSADKRYKIKPSQIGAALTALYAELGGSVSGGKTSLSAEIKAAAKELKAAGRNGLVVSGTNDADIEAMTIAINNLLGNGGNTVDYSKRTYFRKGDDKAMNQLIADMNSGNVGTVIIDNLNVAYVLSGNAKLASGMEKVATKVYISEKMDETAKLCNIVAAKHNNLESWGDAMPADGMYSIMQPTIRPLFKTRQMEDCLLKWSGNSSSYYDYLTSNWNTGILAGSDWSKALHDGALVSTSKVVNEGAEGESKGFIANLFGSSDEETTETTDAGSVNISSIAGRLNKGADSGMEMEFYQMTGMGIGTIANNPWLLEFPDPVTRVSWDNFVTMSASDAIALEVNNWHVSNGALNGNKVNITVNGTTIENVPVFIQPGQAQGTLGFAVGYGRSGAGKAADGVGHNAFALMANGSHAAGVEVSKAEGEHEFACIQLAHTMMGRKIVNETNLDTFLNGNPEQWNEKTIFQTFKGPLSSDETNLWDDFDHETGHMWNMSIDMNLCNGCGACVIACHSENNVPVVGKEEMRKSRDMHWLRIDRYYSSDMTEEVADEEGVSAIDKFAAMEHPSESPDVYFQPVMCQHCNHAPCETVCPVAATTHSSEGLNHMTYNRCIGTRYCANNCPYKVRRFNWFQYNNGSQEKFNVNYSMNDDLGRMVLNPDVTVRARGVMEKCSLCVQRIQLGKLEAKKAGRPVKDGDVQVACQEACDTNAISFGDVNDKSSQVFKLKQDPRMYHLLEEVGTQPSVFYQTKVRNRA; encoded by the coding sequence ATGTCACTATTAATAAAGAAAAATCTTTCCCCTACTATAATGGCTGAAAACAAGAAATACTGGAAAGGAATAGAGGAGTTGGTGGATTCTGAAGTTGTGAACAATGCTCGCAACAACGAATTTCCGGCTGAACTTGCTGCTGACGAATTTCTCGGTAACGAGGAAAAGTTAGGAGAATCTTCTACTTCAAGACGTGATTTCCTTAAGTATGTTGGATTTTCTACAGCTGCCGCTACTTTGGCTGCTTGCGAATCTCCAATTAGTGAGTCCATTCCTTACGTAGTAGCTCCTGAGGAAATTATTCCCGGAGAAGCTAATTACTACGCTACATCTTATTATGATGGACATGACTACGCTTCTGTATTGGTGAAAACCAGAGAAGGTCGTCCTATCAAAATTGAAAACAACAAACTTGCTCCTATTAATGGTGGTGCTAATGCTCGTGTGCACGCTTCTGTGCTAAACTTGTATGATGCAACTCGTGTGCAAGCTCCAATGATCGATGGTCAGGAAGCTAACTGGGGCGATGTTGATGGTGCTGTAAAGAAAGGTGTTGATGCTGCTAATGCTTCAGGAAAGCAGGTGGTGATGCTTACTTCTACAGTATTGAGCCCTACTGCTCAAAAATTGATCAACGAATTTGGCGCTAAGCAAGGCAACTTTAAGCATGTGCAGTATGATGGTTTTTCATACTCTGGGAAGCTTGATGCTTTAGCCGCAGCTACAGGAAAGAGAGCTTTGCCTATGTATAATTTCGCTAAGGCGGATGTGATTGTAGGTTTTGGTGCTGACTTCCTTGGAGATTGGATTGGTCAAGGTGTATCGGCAGATTATGCTTCTCGCAGAAAACCGGGCAAGAATATGTCTCGCCACATTCAGTTTGAAACAAACATGACGCTTACCGGTAGTAGTGCCGATAAGAGATATAAAATTAAGCCTTCACAAATTGGTGCTGCTCTTACTGCTCTTTATGCAGAGTTGGGTGGTTCAGTAAGTGGTGGTAAAACCTCACTTAGCGCAGAGATTAAAGCTGCTGCTAAAGAATTGAAAGCGGCTGGTAGAAATGGTCTTGTAGTATCAGGTACAAATGATGCTGATATCGAGGCAATGACTATCGCTATCAATAATCTTTTAGGTAATGGTGGCAACACTGTAGATTACTCTAAGAGAACTTATTTCCGCAAAGGAGATGATAAAGCAATGAACCAACTTATCGCTGATATGAATAGCGGTAATGTAGGTACGGTAATCATCGATAACCTAAATGTGGCGTACGTACTTAGCGGTAATGCTAAGCTTGCCAGCGGAATGGAGAAAGTAGCGACTAAGGTGTACATCTCTGAAAAAATGGACGAAACTGCTAAGCTTTGTAACATCGTTGCAGCTAAGCATAACAACTTAGAAAGTTGGGGTGATGCAATGCCTGCTGACGGAATGTACAGCATTATGCAGCCTACCATCCGTCCATTGTTTAAAACAAGACAAATGGAAGACTGTCTACTTAAGTGGAGTGGCAATTCTTCTTCTTATTATGACTATTTGACTTCTAATTGGAATACTGGAATTCTTGCAGGTTCTGATTGGAGTAAAGCTCTTCATGATGGTGCGTTGGTTTCTACTTCTAAAGTAGTGAACGAAGGAGCTGAAGGAGAGTCAAAAGGTTTTATCGCTAATCTTTTCGGTTCTTCTGATGAAGAAACTACTGAAACAACTGATGCTGGTTCTGTGAACATTTCATCTATTGCGGGTAGATTGAACAAAGGAGCCGATAGCGGTATGGAAATGGAATTTTACCAGATGACTGGTATGGGTATCGGAACCATCGCCAACAACCCTTGGCTATTGGAATTCCCGGATCCTGTAACCCGTGTAAGCTGGGATAACTTTGTGACTATGTCAGCTTCTGATGCAATTGCACTGGAAGTAAACAACTGGCATGTGTCCAACGGTGCCTTGAATGGTAATAAAGTAAACATTACTGTAAACGGAACCACCATTGAAAATGTACCTGTGTTTATTCAACCAGGACAAGCTCAAGGAACTCTTGGTTTTGCGGTAGGATACGGAAGATCGGGAGCTGGAAAAGCTGCTGACGGTGTTGGTCACAATGCTTTTGCATTGATGGCTAATGGGTCTCACGCTGCAGGTGTAGAGGTGAGCAAAGCAGAAGGCGAGCATGAGTTTGCTTGTATTCAGCTTGCGCACACCATGATGGGACGTAAGATTGTAAATGAAACCAATCTTGATACTTTCCTTAACGGAAACCCGGAGCAGTGGAATGAGAAGACCATTTTCCAAACTTTCAAAGGGCCACTTTCATCTGACGAAACAAATCTTTGGGATGACTTTGACCACGAAACTGGTCACATGTGGAACATGTCTATCGACATGAACCTGTGTAACGGTTGTGGTGCATGCGTTATCGCTTGTCATTCTGAAAATAACGTACCTGTGGTAGGTAAGGAAGAGATGCGTAAATCTCGTGATATGCACTGGTTGCGTATTGACCGCTACTACAGCAGTGATATGACTGAAGAAGTTGCTGACGAAGAAGGCGTAAGTGCTATCGATAAGTTTGCAGCAATGGAGCATCCATCAGAAAGTCCTGATGTATACTTCCAGCCTGTAATGTGTCAGCACTGTAACCACGCACCTTGCGAAACTGTATGTCCGGTAGCTGCTACCACTCACAGTTCTGAAGGTTTGAACCACATGACTTACAACCGTTGTATTGGTACTCGTTACTGTGCAAACAACTGTCCTTATAAGGTTCGTAGATTCAACTGGTTCCAGTATAACAATGGAAGCCAGGAGAAATTCAACGTGAACTATTCAATGAATGACGACCTAGGTCGTATGGTATTGAACCCTGATGTAACAGTACGTGCTCGAGGTGTAATGGAGAAATGTTCATTGTGCGTTCAGCGTATTCAGCTTGGTAAGCTAGAAGCTAAGAAAGCAGGTCGCCCTGTAAAGGATGGCGATGTGCAGGTAGCTTGCCAGGAGGCTTGTGATACCAATGCAATTTCATTCGGTGATGTGAATGATAAGAGCAGTCAAGTATTCAAGTTGAAGCAAGACCCAAGGATGTATCACTTACTTGAAGAAGTAGGTACACAGCCATCAGTATTTTATCAAACTAAGGTTAGAAACAGAGCTTAA
- a CDS encoding c-type cytochrome, with protein sequence MRKRFTDRISHIFLSLILVLTATFATAQDAKAGKSLFNANCAACHKLDKKLIGPALAGITEKRDAEWLHAWIKDNAALRASGDADAIAIFEEYNGSVMTAFPNLSDEDIDNILAYTAEVPAAPVAGPATGAEAVVVEEDNTVFLIGLGAVLLLLIVLLVRVKNTLKQVKGQPATNLMEDANIITRTALKNPRIMTLITIVIAVIFLQQLFLALNKVGVTQDYQPEQPIAFSHKLHAGDNQIDCNYCHYGARKSMESNIPSANVCMNCHMNIQEGPTTGTEEISKIYAAVGFDPEAGSYIEGYEQKPIKWVRIHDLPDLSYFNHSQHVTAGGLDCQTCHGPVEEMEEVYQYSPLTMGWCVNCHRETKVKVESNDYYTEMHEKLKEKYGKDANITVEMIGGLECGKCHY encoded by the coding sequence ATGAGAAAACGTTTTACTGACCGAATTTCGCACATATTTCTATCATTAATTTTAGTGCTAACTGCCACTTTTGCAACCGCTCAGGATGCTAAAGCTGGTAAGTCTCTATTTAATGCGAATTGTGCCGCTTGCCACAAGTTGGACAAGAAATTGATTGGGCCGGCACTTGCTGGAATCACCGAAAAAAGAGACGCTGAATGGCTTCATGCGTGGATTAAGGACAATGCTGCTCTAAGAGCTAGTGGCGATGCGGATGCAATTGCCATCTTTGAGGAGTACAACGGTTCTGTGATGACCGCTTTTCCTAATCTTTCTGATGAGGATATTGATAACATTCTTGCGTATACTGCAGAAGTGCCAGCTGCTCCTGTTGCTGGTCCGGCCACTGGGGCTGAGGCTGTAGTAGTGGAAGAGGACAACACCGTTTTCTTAATTGGCCTTGGGGCAGTTTTGTTGCTGCTTATCGTGCTTTTGGTTCGTGTGAAAAACACATTGAAGCAAGTAAAAGGTCAGCCTGCTACAAATCTGATGGAGGATGCGAATATTATTACTCGCACCGCTCTAAAGAATCCAAGAATCATGACTTTGATTACCATAGTAATTGCGGTAATCTTCCTTCAGCAATTGTTCTTAGCGCTTAATAAAGTGGGCGTTACTCAGGATTATCAGCCTGAGCAGCCGATTGCGTTTTCACACAAGCTTCACGCTGGAGATAATCAAATTGATTGTAATTATTGTCACTACGGTGCTCGTAAGAGTATGGAGTCTAATATTCCTTCGGCTAACGTGTGTATGAACTGTCACATGAATATTCAAGAAGGACCGACTACCGGAACTGAAGAAATTAGTAAAATATACGCAGCTGTAGGTTTTGATCCTGAAGCTGGGTCTTATATCGAAGGGTATGAGCAAAAGCCAATCAAATGGGTGCGTATTCATGATCTTCCAGACCTGTCTTACTTTAATCACTCTCAGCACGTAACTGCTGGTGGTTTGGATTGCCAAACTTGCCACGGTCCTGTTGAGGAAATGGAAGAAGTGTACCAGTACTCTCCACTTACGATGGGGTGGTGTGTGAATTGTCACCGCGAAACTAAAGTGAAGGTAGAGTCTAACGATTACTACACTGAGATGCATGAGAAGCTGAAAGAGAAGTACGGTAAAGATGCTAACATCACCGTAGAGATGATCGGAGGTTTGGAGTGTGGTAAATGTCACTATTAA
- a CDS encoding SPOR domain-containing protein, whose translation MLVKTIATLSLISFCTLSYSQAQDSSKGHLQVVPEKGISELQSKYLEQNKKDGSISGFRVQIYNGNKAETLKKRSEFISAFPKVAIYTLYEAPEYKIQAGDFRTRLEAEKFLSEVQESLGSGLVVKTNIKPPLISER comes from the coding sequence ATGTTGGTAAAAACAATCGCGACACTCTCTTTGATATCATTTTGCACCTTATCCTATTCTCAAGCTCAGGATTCTTCCAAAGGCCATCTTCAGGTTGTTCCTGAAAAAGGGATTTCTGAACTACAAAGTAAATACTTGGAGCAAAATAAAAAGGACGGTTCAATCTCAGGGTTTCGAGTTCAGATATATAATGGAAACAAAGCTGAGACCTTAAAAAAGCGATCAGAATTCATTTCTGCGTTTCCTAAGGTAGCCATATACACCTTATATGAAGCTCCAGAATACAAAATTCAAGCAGGAGACTTTCGTACCCGTTTAGAAGCAGAGAAGTTTCTTAGTGAAGTACAGGAAAGCCTTGGAAGTGGATTGGTGGTAAAAACTAACATAAAACCACCCTTAATTTCTGAGAGGTAG
- a CDS encoding helix-turn-helix domain-containing protein: protein MKDNGYVKRTQKDYSLNFKLQVVQEIERGELSQHGAVRKYGIQARSTVLSWLRKYGNFDWENQTPIQMPKTPEQKLMELEQKVRLLEKQKKQLEHQIERADKKAIIFDMMIDIAEKEYNIPIRKNSLPEQSTNTKNTTKKA from the coding sequence ATGAAAGACAATGGCTACGTAAAGCGTACACAAAAAGATTACAGCTTAAACTTCAAGCTGCAAGTTGTCCAAGAAATAGAACGGGGCGAGTTAAGTCAGCATGGAGCAGTCCGAAAATATGGCATTCAGGCTCGCAGTACTGTGCTGAGTTGGTTAAGAAAGTATGGTAACTTTGATTGGGAAAATCAAACTCCAATACAAATGCCCAAAACTCCAGAACAAAAACTGATGGAACTAGAGCAAAAAGTTCGGCTATTAGAAAAGCAGAAAAAGCAGCTGGAACATCAAATAGAACGAGCCGACAAAAAGGCGATCATCTTTGATATGATGATAGATATAGCCGAGAAAGAGTACAATATTCCAATCAGAAAAAACTCCTTACCCGAACAGTCAACCAATACAAAGAACACTACCAAGAAAGCCTAA
- a CDS encoding T9SS type A sorting domain-containing protein, giving the protein MKTHYPSGVGLAPRWKLWRTASLILMIFFLFAGSASATHYRYGTISWKRVPGAAPGTCDIEVTVKQAWRTSFPWGTTPVLGGTVLTTSLTTTPMYGGPGGVGFLSIDLKVTSINPVDDWFFGEWKDTLTLPSDTAHYMLAYGGCCRISSLINNSDDDFRSESIVTPCKKGNDSPVSTQIPIVKLPKGVAVNSFMVAATDPNVDPVSYRLGTTAEASGVAFVSNPVGFSITSGGMASFSTVGKATGDLYNAFVYITDTAGASTMADFLIEIVDSSAAPIFDYAITPSPASCFEVKPGDTVKFTVKAFDPDAGDSVFISAVGLPAGAVLAPALPTPGGNPDSVVFTWYPSTADIGTTVISFTAEDTSGVSTSTSVCIVVSLKPIFAVPPTPPKGTHITVSCGDTIDFDVEAYDPDPADSVQVFKVEGKSMGGAKIPLYPGASFMPLPTPWANPTTGHFHWVVDSADWGMKHVFFTAKDGLGEVTEHEVPILVNTTPKFLSMPDTCLYVDSTYCYAIEVSDKDTAYGDSLVLFGFGLPGWMTFIDSGNGRGSLCGTPTAADLGLHAILLEADDVFHHDNGTALQAYVITVKSDSIIPPDTGCVAVEIHCPSDSTWELSTEKGPSDWGGDWFGATSLPHDSTYTLMAMVGQPYPWGGIPVLDSTEAIKADNNVSFYRKNITLTSTVDLNARIRMYMDDGAEVYVNGHLLVREENVEASNWSGVPHDVRYHSGGVTNGYAGNQMFDYAVGVSLDTIFVVGVNEVIVALRNLRGASNKGGFSMMLDVWADCPSIPPVAGTPVDSCVSDSSWMKSTEIGPAGGYPWEGVPSLPHDSTFTLPVEIGQPYPWFSILSVPGSYVIKAPSYTTFYRKEFILTDHVDVDARFRMYFDDNVELYINGYLMAIEDDIVGTTHFTGAYHDVLFTPGGASINGHMGGDMFDGVSAEDLDGVLITGTNVLTIALRNRKPADKGGFSFRMDVTKGGSTVLAKSGENTSRQSQPVAEDDHFPVQIYPNPTASSVMVAMPAIEMHAQGELILTDMNGKVLYTRDIALGEVSIMELDLSDYATGVYLLKVEAGEYRDVQRILKK; this is encoded by the coding sequence ATGAAAACACATTACCCAAGTGGGGTCGGTCTGGCCCCTCGATGGAAGCTGTGGAGAACAGCATCCCTAATTTTAATGATCTTTTTCCTGTTCGCGGGGAGCGCATCAGCTACTCATTACCGCTATGGTACTATTAGCTGGAAAAGAGTGCCGGGAGCTGCTCCTGGTACATGTGATATTGAGGTTACTGTTAAGCAGGCCTGGAGAACCAGTTTCCCTTGGGGGACAACGCCCGTTCTTGGCGGTACTGTTCTTACAACATCACTTACTACAACACCAATGTATGGAGGTCCAGGTGGAGTAGGTTTTCTTTCAATTGATTTAAAAGTAACTTCCATTAACCCTGTCGATGATTGGTTTTTTGGAGAATGGAAGGATACATTAACCCTTCCTTCAGATACTGCTCACTATATGCTAGCTTATGGGGGGTGTTGCAGGATAAGCTCATTGATAAATAATTCTGATGACGATTTTCGAAGTGAGTCTATTGTTACGCCTTGCAAAAAAGGCAATGATTCACCGGTAAGTACACAAATACCAATAGTTAAATTACCTAAGGGAGTGGCGGTAAATTCCTTTATGGTAGCCGCTACTGATCCAAATGTGGACCCTGTTTCTTATAGGTTGGGAACAACTGCCGAAGCTTCAGGAGTGGCCTTTGTGTCAAATCCGGTTGGGTTTTCCATTACATCTGGTGGGATGGCGAGTTTCAGCACGGTAGGTAAAGCCACAGGGGATTTGTATAATGCATTTGTGTATATAACGGATACAGCCGGTGCAAGTACAATGGCTGATTTTCTAATTGAGATTGTCGATTCTTCGGCAGCACCTATTTTCGACTATGCGATCACGCCATCTCCAGCCTCTTGTTTTGAAGTAAAACCGGGTGATACAGTTAAGTTTACCGTTAAGGCTTTTGATCCTGATGCGGGTGATTCTGTTTTTATTAGTGCCGTGGGTTTGCCAGCAGGGGCAGTCCTTGCACCTGCATTGCCAACTCCAGGTGGAAATCCAGATAGTGTTGTGTTTACTTGGTATCCAAGTACAGCAGATATTGGAACGACTGTAATTAGCTTCACAGCGGAAGATACCTCTGGTGTATCGACAAGTACATCGGTTTGTATTGTTGTGAGTCTTAAACCAATTTTTGCCGTACCCCCAACTCCACCAAAAGGGACACATATTACGGTATCTTGTGGCGATACAATAGATTTTGATGTTGAGGCCTATGATCCAGATCCTGCAGATTCAGTTCAAGTATTTAAGGTAGAAGGAAAGTCAATGGGAGGAGCTAAGATTCCGCTTTATCCTGGAGCTTCTTTTATGCCATTACCTACACCATGGGCCAATCCTACAACTGGGCATTTCCATTGGGTTGTGGATTCGGCAGATTGGGGGATGAAACACGTTTTCTTTACCGCGAAAGATGGTTTAGGGGAGGTAACAGAACATGAAGTACCAATCTTGGTAAATACCACACCTAAGTTTTTATCAATGCCAGACACATGTTTATATGTGGATAGTACCTATTGTTATGCGATAGAAGTATCTGATAAGGATACCGCCTATGGTGATAGTTTAGTCTTATTTGGTTTTGGGCTACCTGGATGGATGACTTTTATTGATAGTGGAAATGGTCGAGGTTCGCTATGTGGAACTCCAACCGCGGCAGATTTGGGCTTACATGCAATTTTACTTGAAGCGGATGATGTTTTTCACCACGACAATGGAACTGCTTTACAGGCGTATGTGATTACAGTTAAATCTGATAGCATTATCCCTCCAGATACTGGGTGTGTTGCTGTAGAAATACATTGTCCATCCGATAGTACTTGGGAGTTGAGTACAGAAAAGGGACCAAGTGATTGGGGTGGTGATTGGTTTGGAGCTACAAGCCTTCCACATGATAGCACATATACCCTAATGGCAATGGTTGGTCAACCATACCCCTGGGGAGGAATACCAGTTTTAGATAGTACAGAAGCTATCAAAGCAGACAATAATGTAAGCTTTTATAGGAAGAATATTACTCTAACTAGTACAGTTGATCTTAATGCAAGAATTAGAATGTATATGGATGATGGTGCAGAGGTATATGTTAATGGACACCTCCTAGTTCGTGAAGAAAATGTTGAGGCATCTAATTGGTCTGGTGTTCCACATGATGTGAGATATCATTCGGGTGGTGTTACAAATGGTTATGCAGGAAATCAAATGTTTGATTATGCCGTTGGAGTGTCTTTGGACACCATCTTTGTAGTAGGTGTGAATGAAGTTATAGTTGCCTTAAGGAACCTAAGAGGTGCTTCTAATAAAGGAGGGTTCTCGATGATGTTAGATGTTTGGGCCGATTGTCCCTCAATTCCTCCAGTTGCTGGAACTCCTGTTGATAGCTGTGTTTCTGACAGTAGCTGGATGAAGAGTACTGAAATAGGACCTGCAGGAGGGTATCCTTGGGAAGGTGTGCCATCACTACCTCATGATTCTACATTTACACTACCTGTGGAAATTGGTCAGCCTTATCCATGGTTCTCTATTTTGAGTGTTCCGGGTTCGTATGTTATCAAAGCACCTAGTTATACCACATTCTACCGTAAGGAATTTATATTGACAGATCATGTGGATGTAGATGCTCGTTTTAGAATGTACTTTGATGATAATGTTGAACTCTACATTAATGGTTATCTAATGGCAATAGAGGATGACATTGTTGGAACTACACATTTTACAGGTGCTTATCATGATGTTTTGTTCACTCCTGGAGGAGCTTCTATAAATGGTCACATGGGCGGAGATATGTTTGATGGAGTTTCCGCTGAAGATTTAGATGGTGTTCTGATCACAGGAACAAATGTTCTTACCATAGCACTGCGAAACAGAAAGCCTGCTGACAAAGGAGGATTCTCATTCCGCATGGATGTGACAAAAGGAGGTTCTACTGTTTTGGCCAAGAGTGGAGAGAATACATCTCGTCAATCACAGCCTGTTGCTGAAGACGACCACTTCCCAGTTCAGATTTATCCAAACCCAACAGCATCAAGTGTGATGGTGGCAATGCCTGCAATAGAAATGCACGCACAGGGTGAGCTTATACTGACGGATATGAATGGGAAAGTACTTTATACAAGGGATATTGCTCTTGGTGAAGTTTCTATTATGGAGTTGGATTTATCTGATTATGCAACTGGAGTTTATCTGTTGAAGGTAGAAGCAGGTGAGTATAGAGATGTTCAGAGAATTCTTAAGAAATAA